The DNA region CGTCCTGAGCCAGGCAGCTGCAGTCCTCCACCGACAGGCCGACCTCCTTGACCTTGGTTCAGCAGAGCACACAGGACATGTTAAATCCATCACAACCCCAACTACATCTGGAAGTGCCCTTTTTCTTTCCATACCTGACTTAGAGAGCGCCAGTCCATGTTAGCACTGCCCAAGTAGAAGTGCTTTTGATCCACCACCCACAGCTTGGTGTGGACAATGCCTCCAGTTACAGCGTTGAGGTCTACCTCTCTAACTTCTGCACCTGGGGAAAAAAGCCACACAAACAATGAGAAAACAGCAAGATAATGAAAATCTGGTGAGGGAaatggcaagaaaaaaacacGACAGAGAGGTAACACAATGTGATCAACATCCTCAGGCCATGATGTACCTGCTGCTGCCAATTCTGCCGTATCCTGGGTTGAGGTCTGAGGGCTGTTGACAGCAATCTGGAGTTTCACACCTTTGGATTCAAGCTGATTAAGCTTCTCAAAGACCATTCTTCCCTGCAAAATATGTGGAAATAATATCACACACTTCAGAAGCTCAAAAGATTCTCATGTAATCACTTGATATGCTGCATCACGAGACCAAGGCATGATGCTGAACTAACCTGAGAGTCGGTGGAGTCAGTGAGCTCCAAATCGTTGCCTCGCAGTGTGAAGTAGAAAGCAGCGATGTGGACCGAGCTGTTGGCCTTGTCGAGCAGATGCAGCCAGCTGTCTGCGATGCTCTGCCTGGACGAGGGAGAAGACTGGTAGAGACCCACAGGGATGCTCTCCACCAGACGCACTCTGACAAAGGAAGAGGGAAACTACAGCTACAACCACTGACACACCAAACAGAATCCAGTCAGCGCTGTTCAAGTTCTGAGTTCTGATAAGGTAGATTTTATAAAGTCTTATTTTGTAAGAGTAAACAACTCAAAAGAACGAAACTAATCAGATAAATCAgcttctcttcatcttcttaCCGACAATCAGTGCTGCAAGGCTCTGGCACAAAGCCAAAGCCCTCGAGCATGTGCAGTTCCAGCTGAGCTGTGAGCTGAACCACAGACATGGGAAGCCCGTAGTGCCAAACATGCTGCCCAAACCCCCCAAGAAGCAGCAAGACGGTGGGCAGGAAGCAGAAGAGGCCAAAACTGGAGCATCCAGAGCTCTACAAAATGGGACGAGTGCAATTTGAACTTGTAAACAGATGGGTAAAGTTAGATGATCATTGCTTTGACAAGAGTCTGAGTCTGTTTAGGATTGTGCTGCGTGCCTAAGCTGTTACAGGGCTACAGGGCGTGGTGAATTCCTCGTTCTATGACTGACTCTGTTGAGGCCACCGAGGAAACAGTGCAACTGAGATCAGTGCAAGCAGAACAACATGACCCACCTTAGCTGACTTGGCTGAGCTGGCTTTAGCAGGCTTCTGTGGTGCTACAGGACATATCGACTCATCAATGCGGGCTCTTTTCTCTGCAAGGTTCGAAGACTCTGACTGGCTTTTAGGTGGTTCATGATGCTCCTTCACCTCTGTTGCATCGTAGTCTTCATACATTTCATCTGCCAGGTCATCCTCACATTCAACATCTGACGAAGATCTGCTGTCCTTTAATTCATGTGTGTTCATTGGCTCCGTCTCCCACGGCGGCTCTTCGTCCATAATAGCCTCCTCTTGGCTAGCCTTGGCTTTGTGAGGGATCTCTGCAGACTTTTCAGCATCTCTAGAGGCAGTGACGCCAAGTCTGCTTTTAACCGCAACATCAGACTTCTCTTCTGTGTCTTCCGGTGGCTTATGGCTGATGGAGCCTTCATGTGGAAGGTGCGATATGGGGGCCGGTATGGCCTCAGCTTCTATTTCAAATGGTTTTCTCTCGTCTTGCTCTGACCCCTGCTCTGGTCTGAGGGCAGGCCTGGGGCTTACAGTCATAGGAGGGCAGTGCACAGGCTCAGACAAACTCCAGCTCTTGGGTGTAGTAATTAAGGAGCTATGGGCTGCTGCAGAGACTTGTTCTGTACTGGCAAATGGAGAAGGGGCTTCAAAACCGATTCTGGGGGTGCGGACTGTTGGCAGGGGGAGGGCTCTGACATCGGGTGTCTTGGATTTCGAAGCCTCCCCGATTCCACTTCCAGGTTTCTCGAGAGGCTGAGCTATGTGGACAGGGGTGTCTTTTTTGGGAAGAGGCAGCTCTGTGTTCTGGCTCACACCGGTGGGTCGTTTATGGAAAGTAGGGATTCGGGAGACGGGTTTCCCACCTCTGCGGTTCATGTCTTCTTTCTCCTCAAGCTCTCTTTTTGCAGTCTTGCTGTCGTCCCAGAGACGATCCAGCACAACACTACAATGCTTCAGTTCCTGAGGAAGACAGAACGTCATCAATCATTCATCTATAGCGCCTCTCTCACCATATGCACATAAGTTTTAACCCAGTGACTCTGAATAGCCTCATGACAACATCCTGAGTTGCATGTAACACCAAAAACACCAATAAACAATATCAACAATACTTTAACATTGTACTTTACCTTGAGAGACGTCTGTAGCACTGCAATAGTTAGAACAGCCACACCTATACAAATGAGCTACCTCACCGGTCTGATCCTCCCCTGCATGGCCACCGCAGACTATTTAACATGTCATGGGTGCCAATATTTGTTTATGAACATGACACGAGTGTTATAATAGATTCAAGATCACAATAACACTGTTTGTGAATATGGTGACCATGGCAACCATCTGTCAGTGTTCAACTAGATAATACGATTAGAATAGGTAGTGGATAATAGAATTGAGGGTGGTTCATCAGGGCACGCCATCGATTCTACAGGATGTATTGTAGTCCTCCCTTAAACAATGAATATTGACATATAAGGCAATTTGCCAGCAGTGTTTCATTTACTTCATATCATATGCAAATGCAACTGAATGTCTCCATcgtgttttaatgttttaattctCCACAGTGATATCAACAGTGGTTAGAAATCAATCATTGTATATTAGCCACATTTTTGACACAAtaagtcacattttattttatgtgatttATACTAAGTGGGACGTTTTGTAGTTGAAAAATAAACTATGTCATGTAACAAAGGATGTCATTTTGGTATTTATGTACAGCAATATCTTCCTTCCTTAATAAACCCACAAATATTGATTTTGACATTGTCTCAAAGCTCAGGTGTTAGTTGAGCTCTCCTGtttatatgtaaataaataactcaCACGCTTAATACATAAATCGGCTTTACTTCTCTACACGCAGGCTAAAGGAGATTAAAACACAGCATGACAGTATTTCCTGGTGAtgatcacacactgcacaggcACAAAGCTGGTTTCTCTCACCACATGGCTGTTTAAATAAGAGTTGCGCCACGCCCAGGCACCCTACTGTAGACAGCTAGCTGTGCTTTTCCGGCCTAAACAAAACATCTAACAGCGAGAGGTGTTTGCTGTTTGGGTTTCTGTGGGGTGAATTATAGCCTACCGCCGCATCTGTCTCCTCAGCagtttcctcctccagctcagccgGGGGACTTTGATCGGTCTCCATCACTTGGCTCTGCACAGACTCAGAGTCTGACTCATCTGACTCCTGACAGGACAAAATCGGTTAACAGTTAACAAGGAGGAAACAACACAGTACTAGAGTATCATTTAGAAATTCCACAATCAAGGACTTAAGGACGTGTGCATAGGCTGTTATCTTCCTCTGCGCCGTGCAAATGTCAAAagtcaaaaaaatatatatacagagcAAACGTTTTATCACCCGAAACACCGTCTGCgagacaaagaaataaatatatgaCTAAACAATAACTTACCATGGAGGTGCAGCAACTTGGTAACGTTAAGTTTCGGCCGGTCGCAGCGGTTCACGCTCGCGGTGCAGTAATTAGCTCGAACAGTTATGCTAACAAGCTAAGTCAGTATTACAAACGTTCACGTGCTAATAGCAGTAACTAAGCGACAGTTCATGGCGGGCTGCTTCCTATAAAACCATTTCTCGAGTATTTTTCTCGGGTTAGCCAGCTAACGTCGCTGGCCTAGACGATGGCGAGCAAGCTACGTGGCCGACAGCGAAGTTttcagcagtggaggaagaggaggcggaAAAGCTGAGTAATAAAAATACCCACCACGTACGTAGTCCTCCCGTGCGGGCGGGTCGACCTTCTCCGTGGAGTCGGTGTTGGGTCCTGTAACTCTGCCTCACTTTCCTGAGTGGGGTGGATACTTTTTCTGGATCGCAGTACCATCGGCATCTTGTACCTCTTTAATAATGCAACAGACTTCGTCACACGAGATTAACGGACGGACCGGAGCGTGAGGAGCGGGCACGTTTATTTGCTATTCTGGTGTGAGCCCCCTCTGACACACGGCTATTGCCGAGCTACGGTAAACGAAACGTGCATTGAACAGCTGCTAGTGTTGTCAAAATCCCTTTCCCCGTGACCCAAGAACGACCAGGACATTTACGCTGGTTTGAACGCGCCGTCAGTCTCAAGATAAGTAAACAGCAAATTGAAGAAACCGCGATTTCCTGTCGTCGCTGATTGGCCGTTGGAATCAAAACAGTGGCTCCGCCTATCAGACGTTACGCAGATGACAATGCGGAAACGAGGGATTACCGTTGTCTGATGCGTATCTTGGAGCTCGATGTGGACTTGTTATAAGgtctgttgttattgttattatcgTTAAATGATAACTGACAGCTTAAACAATTGATGATACTGTGGACAAATAAAGCACAACGGAGCGACAGCACGAACTAGTTGACGTTCACATCAGTTAATTTTCAGTAATTTTAGCCGCTGAAGAGAAGCCCTGAACGTAAGGCGACCTGTTGTTTATGTCCGAAGCAAAAATGAGGGTAAAGACACTGCGAGTTATTTAGCTGAGTTTATGACTTTCAAAGGTTGCGAAAAATACACTGGGAGCAGAGAGACCTGTGTAGTATATGGTCTGCTGTTGTATTGCTGTATGATAAATTGTAGCGGTAAAAGTTGACGCAGTGTAGAAGTCATAAGTCATTGTAATTATGTCGTGGGATTGTTGTTACACTGTCATTAAAGACGACTGACGGATCtgatgtgaaagtgaaagttaCTGTCTGACTTCtctccagtccagtccagagTGAAGATTCACGACTAGACAGCTTCATATGGAGTTTGCCAGATCTGATTCTCTGAGGGTTATAATTTATATACAAACATACATTATCATGTCAGAATGAAGATTAGATGAAAGCGTAAACATTGCTTACAAATGTATATGGTTCCACATCATATATTGTCCAGCCACATCAGTGTTAACACGTTCTACATTTGTCTCGGAGTTCTGTTCTTGACCCGCCGACCTGTTGTCACTTTGGTTCTGTCTCCATGTCTCCCATGTAACCTCCTCAGGCTGAGAGGAGAAGCAGTTTCTCTGTGATTATGGACCGTTAGTTCGACCTGTCAGTTCTCCGATGGAAGCTCCAGTCAGAGCTGCACCTCCTCCCAACTCCTCCACCCCGTCTCCCCCGATCCCCCTGCGCCCGGCCGTCGCCCCCTCAGTTCAGCTTGGCTTCACGATCCTCTACACCACGCTGTACGCCGGACTGTTCCTGGTGGTGTATGTCCAGCTCTGGCTTCTCTACCTCTATAGACACAAAAGATGGAGCTACCAGAGTGTCTTTCTGTTCTTCTGCCTGCTCTGGGCTGCCCTCCGCACCACCCTGTTCTCCTTTTACTTCTGTAACGCTCTGGAGGCCAACCACCTACCTGTGGCCGTGTACTGGCTGCTCTACTGCTTCCCCGTCTGTCTGCAGTTCTTCACCCTCAGCCTTATTAACCTGTATTTCACCCAGGTAAGACTAATGAGAAGTGGCTTATTCTCTTGATGCTAGGATACGGCCGCTGTAAGGTGCAGTAGCTATTAAATGAAGCTATATGTCACTTTATAGAGACCGAAAACAAGATCCTTATTAAATGCTTCTTTTGTGTCATTCTTAATGTCTGATTTTTCTGCTGACTCgtcttcttttgtctgtcttatACCACAGGTGGTACTCAAAGTGAGAGAGATTTATAGCTCAGAAGTGGGCAGAGGACTGTAAGTTTCCATCtacagtaaagaaaaaagcccctttagcatttagcattatACTGTGTCAAGCTTTTGTTCTGAACCCCGATTATCTTGATTAAGCCTCAGATACACAGTATGACTTCTAATCCATTCATCGCCCTGGCTTCCATGTCCTCCTCAGGTGGCTGGCACGGTGCGCGTACGGCACACTGAGCGCCTTGTTCCTCTGTGTCAATGTGGTCTGTGCGGCTCTTGGGGACAGAGGTGCTGGCGTTGGGTCAGGGGAGCTGACCTGGAATCTGGTCTTGGTTCGAGTTCTTGTCAACGACTTGCTCTTCATCCTGGTTGCGGTGTTGCTGGCCGCCTTGCTCTTGCTCTTGACCAGACACTCACACTCCACCAGCCCCTACCTGATCAGCAAGGTGTGCTTAGCATCAGTCTGGGAAACGACCCgatataaaatatcaaaataaacacaagctaAAGGGGCTCTctgctgattttacacatcCAGATTAGTTTACTTCTTGTGATTAGTCCCTCTCAGTCTGTGGAAACAGTTGTATAATGccttctgtggctctgcagaaGCTTTGTGGAGTCTGACAAAATTACCAtaatgacatcactatgacagcATCGGGCTCATCTGAGCTTGTGCTTGGAAACTACACATTAATGCAGAACTTACAGACTGGATGTGTGCGGTTTGAAAGACTTGTGTCTAACAGGCCTAAGGGAGGGTCCAATGAAAGGTCatattgagttgcattatgggaatcATAGGATCCAGAAATTTTGACCAATACAAGGGAGTGAAAGTCAggatttctgtgtctgctgcatctGTTGTGAGCATTCAGTACAAATGACTGCAGCACCCCTTGAAACATAAGCACTTCTTACCCTCCTCTGTACTTCTGAGGCTAAtagtgcctttttttttacttggcCAGGGGACCACAGTGTGCCGCACAGCTGCACTGGGAGCAGCAGTGATCTTGTTGTTTGCCAGTCGAGCCTGCTACAACCTGACAGTCCTCGTTCTGTCTCAGAGCCACCGCGTGGAGTCATTCAACTTTGACTGGTACAACGTCTCTGACCAGGTAATCATCGAATGCTGGAGTTGAAGCACTCTGAACCAGTGTAACACACTGCTTGGCTCAAGCTGACAGTAATGGttgtcattattttcatgtctcAAACATTATGATGAGGTTGATAGTCGTGGCCAGTAACACTGCTGCTACAGTACATGAcaaccctgtgtgtgtttctttgtaggCTGACTTGCGCAGCGAGCTGGGCGACAGGGGCTACCTGGCTTTTGGCGCCATCCTCCTCATATGGGAGCTGCTCCCGACCAGTTTACTCATCCTCATTTTCAGAGTGCGCCGGCCTACTCAAGAGGTACTTTGCACATCTGACACAAACTGGACCAAGCGTCAACttaataaagaaatgcagaaatgaaacTCAGGGTCTGCATTGCTGAAGCAGTGGaacctgtgtttttt from Chaetodon trifascialis isolate fChaTrf1 chromosome 5, fChaTrf1.hap1, whole genome shotgun sequence includes:
- the pld7 gene encoding uncharacterized protein pld7, producing the protein MPMVLRSRKSIHPTQESEAELQDPTPTPRRRSTRPHGRTTYVESDESDSESVQSQVMETDQSPPAELEEETAEETDAAELKHCSVVLDRLWDDSKTAKRELEEKEDMNRRGGKPVSRIPTFHKRPTGVSQNTELPLPKKDTPVHIAQPLEKPGSGIGEASKSKTPDVRALPLPTVRTPRIGFEAPSPFASTEQVSAAAHSSLITTPKSWSLSEPVHCPPMTVSPRPALRPEQGSEQDERKPFEIEAEAIPAPISHLPHEGSISHKPPEDTEEKSDVAVKSRLGVTASRDAEKSAEIPHKAKASQEEAIMDEEPPWETEPMNTHELKDSRSSSDVECEDDLADEMYEDYDATEVKEHHEPPKSQSESSNLAEKRARIDESICPVAPQKPAKASSAKSAKSSGCSSFGLFCFLPTVLLLLGGFGQHVWHYGLPMSVVQLTAQLELHMLEGFGFVPEPCSTDCRVRLVESIPVGLYQSSPSSRQSIADSWLHLLDKANSSVHIAAFYFTLRGNDLELTDSTDSQGRMVFEKLNQLESKGVKLQIAVNSPQTSTQDTAELAAAGAEVREVDLNAVTGGIVHTKLWVVDQKHFYLGSANMDWRSLSQVKEVGLSVEDCSCLAQDAFRIFGVYWSLGGTNSSLPLYWPARLSALSSSQNPLHLKFNGVPAQVYLSSAPRQISARGRSDDLSTILSVIDDAQKFIFISVMDYLPLSEFTKPLRFWPAIDSALRAAACTRDVEVRLLVSCWKHSPASMFTFLQSLLVLNRPPLKCDIGVKIFTVPSTAEQMKIPFARVNHAKYMVTDRVVYIGTSNWSENYFTQTAGVGLVVNQTGSEVKKGQETLQSQAKELFLRDWTSQYASTLPVDDVDVCPRGPH
- the gpr137 gene encoding integral membrane protein GPR137 is translated as MEAPVRAAPPPNSSTPSPPIPLRPAVAPSVQLGFTILYTTLYAGLFLVVYVQLWLLYLYRHKRWSYQSVFLFFCLLWAALRTTLFSFYFCNALEANHLPVAVYWLLYCFPVCLQFFTLSLINLYFTQVVLKVREIYSSEVGRGLWLARCAYGTLSALFLCVNVVCAALGDRGAGVGSGELTWNLVLVRVLVNDLLFILVAVLLAALLLLLTRHSHSTSPYLISKGTTVCRTAALGAAVILLFASRACYNLTVLVLSQSHRVESFNFDWYNVSDQADLRSELGDRGYLAFGAILLIWELLPTSLLILIFRVRRPTQETSSMAVNSRVLPRPYFFDDPQGSDDDVPVPWARGSHPHTSWYGSETAPLLFTSNPPGQSHQHHSFYSTPQN